In Enterobacter cloacae, the following are encoded in one genomic region:
- a CDS encoding allantoinase: protein MALFEPNYPRDLRGYAGNPPHAQWPQQARIAVQFVLNYEEGAENHVLHGDAGSEQFLSDIIGAASYPDKHMSMDSLYEYGSRAGFWRIHNEFKKRGLPLTVFGVAMALARHPDIVEAIKAADYDVASHGWRWIHYQNMDIHQEREHLQKAVHVLTDLFGKPPTGWYTGRDSPHTRQLVAEHGGFDYDSDYYGDDLPFWTEVTCSDGTRKPHLIVPYTLDANDMRFATAQGFNTAEQFYTYLKDSFDVLYEEGESAPKMMSIGMHCRLLGRPGRFRALQRFLDYIQQHDRVWVCTRQQIADHWRDVHPFNK from the coding sequence ATGGCGCTTTTTGAACCGAATTACCCGCGCGATCTGCGTGGATACGCGGGCAACCCGCCGCATGCGCAGTGGCCGCAGCAGGCGAGAATTGCCGTGCAGTTTGTTCTTAATTACGAAGAAGGTGCAGAAAACCATGTGCTGCACGGCGATGCCGGGTCAGAGCAATTCCTCTCGGACATCATCGGCGCGGCCAGTTACCCGGACAAACATATGTCGATGGACTCCCTCTACGAATACGGCAGCCGTGCCGGGTTCTGGCGGATCCACAACGAATTCAAAAAACGCGGACTGCCGCTGACGGTCTTTGGCGTGGCGATGGCGCTGGCGCGTCATCCTGATATCGTGGAGGCGATCAAAGCGGCAGATTACGACGTGGCCAGCCACGGCTGGCGCTGGATCCACTATCAGAATATGGATATCCACCAGGAGCGTGAGCATCTGCAAAAGGCGGTGCACGTCCTGACCGATCTGTTTGGCAAACCGCCAACCGGCTGGTACACCGGGCGCGACAGCCCCCACACCCGTCAGCTGGTGGCAGAGCACGGCGGCTTTGACTACGACAGCGACTATTATGGCGACGATTTACCCTTCTGGACGGAAGTGACGTGCAGCGATGGCACCCGCAAACCGCACCTGATTGTGCCTTATACGCTCGATGCGAACGACATGCGCTTTGCGACCGCACAGGGGTTTAATACTGCCGAACAGTTTTATACCTATCTGAAAGACAGTTTTGATGTGCTGTATGAAGAGGGAGAGAGTGCGCCGAAGATGATGTCCATCGGCATGCACTGCCGTCTGCTGGGGCGTCCGGGGCGTTTTCGCGCGCTGCAGCGGTTCCTCGATTATATTCAGCAGCACGATCGGGTGTGGGTCTGTACCCGCCAGCAGATTGCCGATCACTGGCGGGACGTGCATCCGTTTAACAAATAG
- a CDS encoding amidase → MTLHEMSISAIQQALSAGDLSAHEIARHTLDAITRTHPQLNAWTTITEERMLAEANNIDTLRREKRPLPPLAGVPYAVKNLFDVAGHTTLAGAELFSQRPVAATDSFAVRQLHSAGGLLSGMVNMDAYAYGFTTENSHYGATHNPHDLARIAGGSSGGSAAAVAAGLVHFSLGTDTNGSIRVPASLCGIFGLKPTFGRLSRSGSHPFVASLDHIGPFARRISDLASVYDALQGRDTSDGFQADSSREQTRSLLDRGQDGLRCAVLGGYFNTWCDNDAREAVARVAKALEVQDELQFSDAELARSAAFIISASEGGNQYLPLLRSQPERFEPHSRERLLAGSMIPSAWYIQAQRFRTHARLAFKALFSRADVLIAPATPRSATLIGEQMMEINGQPLPVRASMGMLTQPISFLGLPVTTVPLRTAQGAPIGLQLIAAPFNEQACLRVARVLEERGITDARPAEIA, encoded by the coding sequence ATGACGCTACACGAGATGAGTATCAGCGCTATCCAGCAGGCACTGAGTGCTGGAGACCTGAGCGCCCATGAGATAGCCCGCCATACGCTGGATGCGATAACACGCACTCACCCGCAGCTCAACGCATGGACAACGATCACCGAAGAGCGAATGCTGGCCGAGGCCAACAACATCGATACATTGCGTCGGGAAAAGCGCCCTTTGCCACCGCTGGCGGGTGTCCCCTACGCGGTGAAAAACCTGTTTGACGTTGCCGGACATACCACCCTCGCCGGAGCAGAGCTGTTCAGCCAGCGCCCGGTCGCCGCCACTGACAGTTTTGCAGTGCGCCAGCTGCACAGCGCGGGAGGGCTACTTTCGGGAATGGTCAATATGGATGCCTACGCCTACGGGTTTACCACCGAAAACAGCCACTACGGCGCAACGCACAACCCGCACGACCTGGCACGCATTGCGGGAGGATCGTCCGGAGGATCTGCCGCCGCGGTTGCCGCCGGGCTGGTCCATTTTTCACTGGGCACCGATACCAACGGATCGATTCGCGTTCCGGCCTCCCTGTGCGGGATATTCGGGTTAAAGCCCACGTTTGGCCGCTTGTCACGTTCCGGTAGCCATCCGTTTGTCGCAAGCCTCGATCATATCGGGCCGTTTGCCCGTCGCATTAGCGATCTGGCGTCCGTGTACGATGCACTTCAGGGGCGTGATACCAGCGACGGTTTTCAGGCCGACAGCTCGCGCGAGCAGACGCGGTCCTTACTTGATCGCGGGCAGGATGGGCTGCGCTGCGCGGTGCTCGGTGGCTATTTCAACACCTGGTGTGATAATGATGCCCGCGAAGCCGTAGCGCGGGTCGCGAAGGCGCTCGAAGTGCAGGATGAGCTGCAGTTCTCCGATGCAGAACTTGCCCGTTCGGCAGCGTTTATCATCAGCGCATCCGAAGGGGGAAATCAGTATCTGCCCCTGCTTCGCAGCCAGCCTGAACGCTTTGAGCCTCACTCCCGGGAACGGCTGTTGGCAGGCTCCATGATCCCTTCTGCCTGGTATATTCAGGCGCAGCGTTTCCGCACCCACGCCAGGCTGGCGTTTAAGGCGTTATTTTCCCGGGCCGACGTGCTGATCGCCCCGGCGACACCGCGCAGCGCCACGCTGATTGGCGAGCAGATGATGGAAATTAACGGACAACCGCTGCCGGTTCGGGCCAGCATGGGGATGCTCACTCAACCGATTTCATTTTTAGGTTTGCCCGTCACTACCGTCCCGTTGCGTACTGCGCAGGGCGCACCCATTGGCCTGCAGCTGATTGCTGCGCCGTTTAATGAACAGGCCTGTCTGCGGGTGGCGCGGGTACTGGAAGAGCGTGGCATAACCGATGCCCGTCCTGCGGAGATTGCATGA
- a CDS encoding gamma-glutamyltransferase yields MQSNVCTHGMAVAPHHLASQSALAVLREGGSAIEAMVAAAATIAVVYPHMNGLGGDGFWLIVPPDGEPIAIDASGAAGSLATLAAYSDLTQIPHRGPRAALTVAGTVSGWDDALKVSHALTGNALPLARLLADAIDYAQNGTPVTASQASATASKFDELKDIPGFAETWLVDGKPPQAGSRFYQPALASTLKRLAEEGLDSFYRGPLAECLAQGMAKLGLPVTLADLNQHVARRTTPLKLQHQQGEVWNLAPPTQGLVSLAILGITDRLAMADADEAMTVHRIVEATKLAFGLRDAHITDPRQLKTDIQSLLGSAPLQALADKIDDSQAAPWGMGKGPGDTVWMGVMDNSGLAVSFIQSIYHEFGSGVVLPDTGIVWQNRGASFSLNPDHLLALAPGKQPFHTLNPAAARLNDGRVMVYGSMGGDGQPQTQAALFTRYVVQGVPLQESVTRPRWLLGRTWGQTSDTLKLEGRFSSHTLTRLNALGHDVEIYPDFSEVMGHAGAIVRHADGLFEGAFDPRSNGSAAGF; encoded by the coding sequence ATGCAAAGTAATGTCTGTACACACGGAATGGCCGTTGCTCCCCATCATCTTGCCAGCCAGAGCGCGCTGGCTGTCCTGCGTGAAGGCGGGAGTGCAATTGAAGCAATGGTGGCTGCCGCTGCCACCATTGCCGTGGTTTACCCTCATATGAACGGCCTCGGGGGAGATGGCTTCTGGCTCATCGTGCCGCCAGACGGTGAACCGATTGCCATTGACGCCAGCGGTGCGGCAGGTTCACTGGCCACGCTTGCCGCCTATAGCGACCTGACGCAGATCCCCCATCGCGGTCCCCGCGCGGCGCTGACCGTGGCCGGAACTGTCAGCGGCTGGGACGATGCGCTGAAGGTTTCACACGCACTGACCGGCAACGCGCTGCCGCTGGCTCGCCTGCTGGCGGACGCCATTGATTATGCGCAGAACGGCACGCCGGTCACGGCTTCCCAGGCCAGCGCCACGGCCAGCAAATTCGACGAACTTAAAGACATACCCGGCTTTGCGGAAACCTGGCTGGTAGACGGTAAGCCGCCGCAAGCCGGAAGCCGTTTTTACCAACCGGCTCTCGCCTCGACCCTAAAGCGCCTGGCTGAAGAGGGTCTGGACAGTTTTTATCGCGGTCCGCTGGCCGAATGTCTGGCGCAGGGTATGGCGAAGCTGGGTCTTCCCGTTACGCTTGCGGACTTAAACCAGCACGTTGCGCGACGAACCACACCGCTGAAATTGCAACACCAGCAAGGAGAGGTCTGGAACCTGGCTCCTCCGACGCAGGGGCTGGTGTCTCTGGCGATCCTGGGGATAACCGACCGTCTGGCGATGGCCGATGCCGACGAGGCAATGACCGTTCACCGCATCGTGGAAGCCACCAAACTGGCCTTTGGTCTGCGCGATGCCCACATCACCGATCCACGCCAGCTGAAAACCGATATCCAGAGCCTGCTGGGATCCGCTCCCCTTCAGGCGCTCGCTGACAAGATTGACGACAGCCAGGCTGCGCCGTGGGGGATGGGCAAAGGCCCTGGTGATACGGTGTGGATGGGCGTAATGGATAACAGCGGTCTTGCCGTTTCGTTTATCCAGAGTATTTACCACGAGTTCGGCAGCGGTGTGGTTCTGCCCGATACCGGGATAGTCTGGCAAAACCGGGGAGCCTCGTTCAGCCTCAACCCCGACCATCTTCTGGCGCTCGCACCGGGCAAGCAACCGTTCCATACCCTGAACCCGGCAGCCGCACGCCTGAACGATGGCCGCGTGATGGTTTACGGATCAATGGGCGGGGACGGACAGCCGCAAACCCAGGCAGCACTGTTTACCCGCTATGTGGTGCAGGGTGTGCCGCTGCAGGAGAGCGTCACCCGCCCGCGCTGGTTGCTGGGGCGCACATGGGGGCAAACCTCCGACACCTTAAAACTCGAAGGTCGCTTCTCATCACACACTCTCACCCGTTTAAACGCGCTGGGCCACGACGTGGAAATATACCCGGACTTTAGCGAAGTCATGGGCCACGCAGGGGCGATAGTCCGCCACGCTGACGGCCTGTTCGAAGGGGCATTTGACCCGCGCAGCAACGGCTCCGCCGCCGGATTCTGA
- a CDS encoding RpiR family transcriptional regulator: MEQLDERLKGQYASLSPQEQRVADFIFDHFDDLISYNSAELAQLSGVSKATVSRLFKRLGYEKYKDMRDELRTLRQSGMPLTDNRDAVQGNTLLARHYKQEMANLTQWVNALDAQQFADAMACMVKARRIVIIGMRNAYPAALHLRQQLLQARGQVLVLPQPGQSLSEELVDLTADDLVVMMAFRRRPRIIRPLLQQLQDSGIPVLLMCEPQAHSLFPLANWQLCAPLDSVSAYDSYSSVNSLINLLANAFLHEILDKGRPRIHEIASLYQQLDELEQR, translated from the coding sequence ATGGAACAGCTTGATGAACGTCTGAAAGGGCAGTATGCGTCATTGTCACCGCAGGAGCAGCGCGTGGCTGATTTTATTTTCGATCACTTTGACGACCTTATTAGCTACAACAGCGCTGAGCTGGCGCAGCTGAGTGGGGTGTCAAAAGCCACGGTAAGCCGTCTGTTTAAGCGTCTGGGCTATGAGAAGTATAAGGACATGCGTGACGAGCTGCGCACGCTGCGCCAGAGCGGTATGCCGTTGACCGATAACCGGGATGCAGTGCAGGGCAACACGCTACTGGCGCGTCACTATAAGCAGGAGATGGCGAACCTGACCCAGTGGGTGAATGCCCTGGATGCACAGCAGTTTGCCGACGCGATGGCCTGTATGGTTAAGGCGCGGCGGATTGTGATAATCGGAATGCGAAATGCTTATCCTGCGGCGCTACACCTGCGTCAGCAGCTGTTGCAGGCGCGCGGCCAGGTCCTGGTATTGCCGCAGCCGGGGCAAAGTCTGAGTGAAGAGCTGGTGGATTTAACCGCCGACGATCTGGTGGTGATGATGGCCTTTCGTCGCCGTCCGCGCATTATTCGCCCGCTGCTACAGCAGCTTCAGGACAGCGGTATTCCGGTTTTGCTGATGTGTGAGCCACAGGCTCACAGTCTGTTTCCGCTGGCAAACTGGCAGCTGTGCGCCCCGCTGGACAGCGTCTCGGCCTATGACAGCTATTCCTCAGTCAATAGCCTGATTAACCTGCTGGCCAACGCTTTCCTGCATGAAATTCTTGATAAAGGACGTCCGCGCATTCATGAGATTGCCTCACTGTACCAGCAACTGGATGAGCTGGAGCAACGATAA